The bacterium genome includes the window AGACGGTCGCGGCGCTGGCGGCCCGCGGGGGGAAGCCATGAGGCGACGAGTGAGATGCTGCGTGGGCCTGCTCCTGGTCGCGGCGCTGGCGCTGTCCGGCTGCCGACCGCGCCCACGCGCGAGCCAGCCGGTCATGCCCCTCGTCGGCCCCGAGAGCGGGGAGGACATCAAGGCCTTCGCAGCGGCACTCAGCCGATCGAACTACACCAGAGCGGCCGAGCTGGCCCGGATCGGGCATGTCCTCAAGGAAAGGGACGAGTCGGGACGCACGCCTTTGCACCTGGTGACCGCGCGCAGCGGGCCCGATGGCGTGTGGCGCCCGGACGGCGACTACGAGGCCTACGGCCTGCGGGGGACGCCGCTGATGGCCCAGCACCCCATCTTCTTCCTGGCCGAGGACCTGATCGAGGCCGGCGCCGATCTGGAGGCGGTGGACAGCCAGGGCAACACGCCGCTGCTGGCGGCGGCACAGGTCGCCGGGGCGCAGATGGTCACGCTCCTGGTCAGCAAGGGCGCCAACGCGCGCGCCGCCAACAGCCAGGGACAGACGGGGCTCCACCTGGCGGCGTTTGCGGCCAGCGCCGACACGGTGCTCGCGTTGCTGGGGGGCAAGGCGGACGCCAACGGCGCCGACCACGAGGGCAACACGCCCCTGCATGTCGCGGCCCGCGAACCGTCCGAGGAGGTCATCAAGTACCTGCTGCAGGCCGGAGCACAGGTGAACGCGCGCAATGGGCAGGGAGAGACCCCGCTGCACGTGTGCGCGCGGACCTGGCACACGGTCACGGCCCGGGCGCTGCTGCAGGCCGGCGCCGATGTCAACGCCGGGGGACCCGGCGGGGCGACGCCGCTGCACGTGGCGGCGGCGAACGCTCAACTGGAAATGGCGCGGCTGCTGATCGAGCAGGGGGCGTCGCTGCAGGCGCGGGACGACCAGGGGAGGCGGCCGGCGCAAGTCGTGGCCGCGTCGGCCCGGCCGCAACTGGCGGCTCTGCTCGGGGGACAGCAGCAGACCCGCCGGACCCTTGACCCGGCCCTGGGGCAGCGCCTCTACGACGCTGCCGGCCATCGCGACACGGACACCGTCCGGGGGCTGATCGGTCAGGGGGCCGACCCGAACTGGACGGGCCCGGACGGCCGCACGCCCCTGCACCAAGCCGTGGAGTGGCAGGAGAAGCCCGAGACCACGAGACTGCTGCTGGACGCCGGGGCGAGCCCGGACGCGCGGGACGCCGGGCCCGGCAAGACAGCGCTGCACCTGGCTCTCGACAAGCGGCACCCGGAGGTGGCCAAGCTGCTGATCGTGCGCGGGGCCGACGTGAACGCCCGGGACCGCCGGGGGCGCACGCCGCTGCACATCGCGGCGGAGCAGGGCTATGCGGACGTGGCGAAGATGCTGCTGGACCGGGGCGCGCTGGTGGACGCGCGGACGAAGGACGACGGTGAGACGCCCCTGTGGCAGGCGCTGGCGCCGGGCGACCTCGCGACGGTGAAGCTGCTGGTGGACCGTGGCGCGGACGTGCGCGCGCACCCCTACCGCACGATCACGACGATGACGGAGTACACACACCAGCCGGAGATCAGGGCGCTCCTGGTCGCCCACGGAGCGCCGCCGGATAACTGACGCACCAGGTGAGACATACCGATGACCTTTGCACAACGCCTGCGGACGATCGTCCGCTCGTGGCTCCACGCCCGCCGCGGGCGCTCGACCGACACCGGGAAGCGCGTGGCGGCCATCGTCGCTGACATCGCGACCGCGGTGAACGAGGCCAAGCTTGCGGCCGCGCACGCGTCGGCCGAGGCCAAGCGCCTGGAGCGCACCCGCGAGCGGACCCGGACCGAGGCCGAGGAGTGGGCGCGACGGGCGACGGTGGCGCTGGGCAAGGAGCGCGACGACCTGGCGGCCGAGGCGGTCAAGCAGGAGGCCGCGCTGCGGCAGGCGGCCGAGGACCTGCAGCCGACCATCAAGGCCCTGCAGGAGCGTGCCACCGATCTGTATGCGCGGGTCCAGCCGCTCGAGACGCGACTGACGGAGGCGCGGCTACGACTGACGGAACTGCGGCTCCGCGAGGGTTCGCTGGAGGCGGCCCAGACCGTCCAGGGGGTGCAGGAGCAGTTGGCCGACCCCTGGCGCACCGGGAAGTTTGATGAGCTGGACCAAGCCATGGACCGCTGGGCGGCCGAGGTGGGAACGCGGGAGCTGATGGAACTCGATCCCATGCAGGCCAAGCTGCGCGTCGTGGACCGGCACCTGGCGGAGATCGAGCAGCGCCTGGCGCAACTGCGTCGGGCGGAGCAGAAGCCGTAGCGGCGCGATTCATCGCGCCCCCGGGGGGCGGGCGGTTACCAGGCGCGCCAATGCGCACCATCACGGGAGGGGCCACATGCTGGCCAGCCGAGGAGTCCATGTCGTGCTGGCGCTGGCAGTCGCCATCGTCACACTCTACGCCGGGAGAGCGCTCAGTCCGTGGCTATACGTGCCGGGACTGGTGCTGTTTGCGCTCCTGGCGATGTCAGCCACCGACCTCATCGAGACCATCGCGATCCAGCGTGCCTGGCGTGAACTGAAGCGCCACGAGCGTTTCGCGGAGCTACTGGCCGACGCGGACAGGCTACTGGCTGAGGACATGCCCGAGGAAGCCGAGGAGGCCTACCTGGCGGCCTCGGAGTTGCGCGATGACCCGGCCGTGGTGATTGTCCGGTACATGCAGATGGCGAACCGCTCGCGGGAGATGGGAGACTACAAGGAGGCCGGCAAGTGGCTCGAGCGGGCCAAGCGTATGACCAGGTCGTAGGTCGGCTGGCGGCCTGGGGGGCGCTGTTAGTGGAACGCTACCGCCCCGCGGCGCTGCGCGGGCTGCAGTGGGCCCGGGAGCGCTACCGGACGCTGCCGCCCTGGTGCCATCAGGCAGTGGCCACCGGGCAGCGACTGGGGGCGCGCGGTCTCGTGCTCGGCAAGCAGTGGCTGCTGGACTTCCCGGTGCATCCGGTGCGCACGCGGCGGCCCCTCGCGGCGGCGGCGCTGGCCTATGTCGCGCTCCTGGTGCTGTGCCTGGTGGCCTGGCAGAATGTGATGGTGGACGTCGAGACCAAGCCGGAGCAGAAGCCCTGGGAGAAGGAGATGGCCGAGGCGCCGGACCTGCCGACGAGCTACGACGTGAACCCCTTCATCCTGATGGCCGGCGACCGAGGCGGATGCCGCAGGCCGGACCAGGGCATGGTGGCCATACCGGCCGGAGCAGTGATCCTGGGGAGCGACGAGTACGACTTCGGCACCCAGGGCAATGAACTGCCACGCCACCGGGCGAAGGTGGCCGCCTTCGAGATGGACAGGACGGAAGTGACCAACGAGCAGTTCTACCGGTTCCTCCAGGCGACCGGGGGCGAGATGCCGAAGGCGTGGGGCGGCCGGCCCCCAACGGCAGCCATCGCCTGGCGCCCCGTCGTGGGCGTCCCCTTCGCCCAGGCGGAGGCCTACGCCGCGTGGGCCGGCAAGCGCCTGCCCACGGAGGCGGAATGGGTGCGGGCCGCACGTGGCGATACGCTGCGCACCTACCCGTTTGGCGACATCGAGCGGGACCGTGTGGCCTGCGGCTGGTGGCACATGCCCACCATCGCCGGCTCGATGGACGATGACCGCAGCCTCTATGGCGTGCGGGACATGACCGGCAATGCGGCCGAATGGACCAGCGACGTGTACCGCACCTTCCCGGGCAATCCGCAGCCCGTGCTCGACGAGACGCAGCGCGTAGTGAAGGGCAGCAGCTACTGGGGATCGGTGGACGAGGGCCGTTGTGCGGCGCGGGTGGGGGTGCCCCTGTCGGGGGAAGGCAAGCCCGTGGGCATCCGCTGCGTGCGCAGCCTGGCCCACTGAAGCAGACGGAGCGTAGCAGATGTCGGCAGCCATGCGAGCGATGGCAGCGTTCCTGGGCCTGGCGTGGGTGGTCGTGCTCCCGCTGTGGATGATCGGCGAGAGCATCCCGTCCACGCTGCGGTCCGAACGCGTGCGCGCGGCCGACTGGCAACGGGCCATGCAGGCCGAGATGGACCTGCCGCACCGTTGGCAGTCCGGTCATGGCCGCCCGCCCCTGCTGCCCGTGGATGGCAAGCTGTCGTGCCGGGGCTCCCAGGTACTGCTGACAGGCACCGCGCTCGTCCCGGGGACGTTCCGCACCGACAGCATCGCGCTGGCGGTGGCGGGGCCGGGGGACCCCGAGGCCCCCTATGTTCCCCCCCGGCCGCCGCTGATCCCCTTCCTGGGGCCGCCGCCCGAGAAGATCATCCCCACCCAGGTCCTGGAGCTGTGTTGCGGCATACAGCAACCCGGAGAGGCGCAGCGCCAGGGCCTCCGCGTCCGCTATGCGAAGTACGAACTGACGGTGTTCGGCGCCGATGCCGAGACGCCGCTGTTCCCCCCGGCCAACGTCTGGCATAGCGGGATGGATGACGCAGCGCCGGTGCTCGCGCTGGCAGTGCAGGACAACCACGTACAGGTGCGGCTCAATGGC containing:
- a CDS encoding ankyrin repeat domain-containing protein — encoded protein: MRCCVGLLLVAALALSGCRPRPRASQPVMPLVGPESGEDIKAFAAALSRSNYTRAAELARIGHVLKERDESGRTPLHLVTARSGPDGVWRPDGDYEAYGLRGTPLMAQHPIFFLAEDLIEAGADLEAVDSQGNTPLLAAAQVAGAQMVTLLVSKGANARAANSQGQTGLHLAAFAASADTVLALLGGKADANGADHEGNTPLHVAAREPSEEVIKYLLQAGAQVNARNGQGETPLHVCARTWHTVTARALLQAGADVNAGGPGGATPLHVAAANAQLEMARLLIEQGASLQARDDQGRRPAQVVAASARPQLAALLGGQQQTRRTLDPALGQRLYDAAGHRDTDTVRGLIGQGADPNWTGPDGRTPLHQAVEWQEKPETTRLLLDAGASPDARDAGPGKTALHLALDKRHPEVAKLLIVRGADVNARDRRGRTPLHIAAEQGYADVAKMLLDRGALVDARTKDDGETPLWQALAPGDLATVKLLVDRGADVRAHPYRTITTMTEYTHQPEIRALLVAHGAPPDN
- a CDS encoding PspA/IM30 family protein, encoding MTFAQRLRTIVRSWLHARRGRSTDTGKRVAAIVADIATAVNEAKLAAAHASAEAKRLERTRERTRTEAEEWARRATVALGKERDDLAAEAVKQEAALRQAAEDLQPTIKALQERATDLYARVQPLETRLTEARLRLTELRLREGSLEAAQTVQGVQEQLADPWRTGKFDELDQAMDRWAAEVGTRELMELDPMQAKLRVVDRHLAEIEQRLAQLRRAEQKP
- a CDS encoding formylglycine-generating enzyme family protein; protein product: MARAGQAYDQVVGRLAAWGALLVERYRPAALRGLQWARERYRTLPPWCHQAVATGQRLGARGLVLGKQWLLDFPVHPVRTRRPLAAAALAYVALLVLCLVAWQNVMVDVETKPEQKPWEKEMAEAPDLPTSYDVNPFILMAGDRGGCRRPDQGMVAIPAGAVILGSDEYDFGTQGNELPRHRAKVAAFEMDRTEVTNEQFYRFLQATGGEMPKAWGGRPPTAAIAWRPVVGVPFAQAEAYAAWAGKRLPTEAEWVRAARGDTLRTYPFGDIERDRVACGWWHMPTIAGSMDDDRSLYGVRDMTGNAAEWTSDVYRTFPGNPQPVLDETQRVVKGSSYWGSVDEGRCAARVGVPLSGEGKPVGIRCVRSLAH